The following coding sequences are from one Methanosarcina sp. WWM596 window:
- the artA gene encoding archaeosortase A — MIESVLWLAVGLMIASSVIPRTLRVSKLVGGIGWGVFSIHWGYQPLHYVETLDYANVVLTFVFTLFCLLVAYIMFREYREGPLLIQKNREVMHSEVSAKIEGGSLDITSMLTSASALGALVYFPFANFSSLNTWIIGNVTSQVLWVLQYFEIPAYMKAWNMITLNGYTVEIILACTAIESIALFMGLIGAVKAPLNRLVMAFIVSVPVIYVLNLIRDIFVVVAYGEQWFGADSFIIAHNYIAKAGSGVALFIISYAVLKILPELLGMIDGLWVILSEELKYLLRRFARD; from the coding sequence ATGATAGAAAGTGTACTCTGGCTCGCAGTTGGGTTAATGATAGCGTCGTCAGTTATCCCCAGAACCTTAAGAGTTAGTAAACTGGTAGGGGGAATAGGGTGGGGTGTGTTTTCCATCCATTGGGGTTACCAGCCTCTCCACTATGTTGAGACCTTGGACTATGCCAATGTGGTCCTTACGTTTGTATTTACTCTGTTCTGCTTACTTGTGGCATATATAATGTTTCGGGAGTACAGGGAAGGTCCTCTTCTTATTCAAAAGAATCGAGAAGTGATGCACTCGGAAGTTTCAGCTAAGATTGAGGGAGGTTCCCTTGACATAACTTCAATGCTTACAAGTGCAAGTGCTCTTGGTGCTCTTGTTTATTTCCCTTTTGCAAATTTCTCTTCCCTGAATACCTGGATTATTGGAAACGTTACTTCACAGGTTCTCTGGGTGCTTCAGTACTTCGAGATTCCGGCATACATGAAAGCCTGGAATATGATAACTCTTAATGGGTATACTGTTGAGATTATCCTTGCCTGTACCGCAATTGAAAGCATTGCTCTTTTTATGGGGCTAATAGGCGCGGTCAAAGCTCCCCTGAATCGTCTGGTTATGGCTTTCATTGTATCCGTACCTGTGATCTATGTGCTCAACCTTATCAGGGACATTTTTGTGGTTGTAGCTTATGGAGAACAGTGGTTTGGGGCTGATAGTTTCATAATTGCTCATAACTATATTGCAAAGGCAGGATCAGGGGTCGCTCTCTTTATAATTTCATATGCAGTACTCAAGATTCTCCCTGAGTTGCTGGGAATGATCGATGGTCTCTGGGTCATACTTTCCGAAGAATTGAAATATCTGCTGCGTAGATTTGCTAGGGACTGA
- a CDS encoding NUDIX hydrolase — translation MKNNTPSLTVDAVILFKNKLVLVKRKYPPYEGKFALPGGFVEIGESTENAAFREAFEETGLSVEILKLVGVYSDPERDPRRHTVSVCYLAQGHGNLESGSDADAVELFELDSIPELAFDHNKMINDAKSDINAVLYQMQKYDVS, via the coding sequence ATGAAAAATAATACCCCCAGCTTAACTGTTGATGCTGTAATTCTCTTTAAAAACAAGCTTGTTCTGGTGAAGAGAAAATATCCTCCTTATGAAGGAAAATTTGCCCTTCCTGGTGGCTTCGTTGAAATCGGGGAAAGTACAGAAAACGCAGCTTTCAGGGAAGCTTTTGAAGAAACGGGCCTTTCTGTAGAGATTCTCAAACTCGTCGGTGTCTATTCCGATCCTGAACGCGACCCCAGGAGACATACGGTCTCAGTGTGCTATCTTGCACAAGGACACGGAAATTTAGAATCGGGTTCTGACGCTGATGCCGTTGAACTTTTTGAGCTCGATTCAATTCCTGAGCTGGCTTTTGACCACAATAAAATGATAAATGACGCAAAAAGTGATATTAATGCAGTTCTGTACCAAATGCAAAAGTATGATGTTTCCTAA
- a CDS encoding transcription factor S has product MQFCTKCKSMMFPKDGNYHCRKCGNIIPIENNAKNFVSKAKIDDHEVVVLEGEQTSGLPTTSVKCPECGNNTAAWWLRQLRSADESETRFLKCTKCGFTWREYD; this is encoded by the coding sequence ATGCAGTTCTGTACCAAATGCAAAAGTATGATGTTTCCTAAAGATGGTAACTACCATTGCAGAAAGTGTGGGAACATAATACCGATTGAAAATAACGCAAAGAATTTCGTCTCCAAAGCCAAAATTGACGATCATGAAGTAGTGGTACTCGAAGGTGAACAGACTTCAGGCCTGCCAACAACGAGTGTAAAGTGCCCGGAGTGCGGGAACAATACTGCGGCCTGGTGGCTCAGACAACTCAGGTCTGCAGACGAATCCGAAACCCGTTTCCTGAAGTGTACGAAATGCGGGTTTACCTGGAGAGAATACGACTAA
- a CDS encoding DNA polymerase sliding clamp — MFKAAINAELLKDAIAALAVIVDEVRFKIKPEGISVKAVDPANVAMGIFELGSSAFDEYSADECEIGIDLNKITDLLGIAERSDTVRMELEEGSNKLLIDVGGLSYTLSLLDPSTIRAEPRVPQLELPAKVVLNGADLRRAVKAAEKISDHMLMGVSGDTFYIEAKGDTDKVRLEMGRDQLIDLKAGEACSLFSLDYLTDIVKPTNKVNEVTLSLGRDFPVLIDFEIANGAGRISYLLAPRIESD, encoded by the coding sequence ATGTTCAAGGCAGCAATTAATGCAGAGCTTCTGAAAGACGCGATTGCCGCACTGGCTGTAATTGTAGATGAGGTTCGATTCAAGATTAAACCCGAAGGTATTTCGGTAAAAGCAGTTGACCCTGCTAACGTTGCAATGGGAATTTTTGAGCTTGGATCATCGGCTTTTGATGAATACAGCGCTGATGAGTGTGAGATCGGGATTGACCTGAATAAGATTACCGACCTTCTGGGAATTGCGGAAAGGAGCGATACAGTCCGAATGGAACTTGAAGAAGGAAGCAATAAACTCCTGATTGATGTAGGAGGGCTGTCCTATACTCTTTCTCTTCTGGATCCTTCGACAATCCGTGCAGAACCCAGAGTTCCCCAACTCGAGCTGCCTGCCAAAGTTGTCCTGAATGGTGCAGACCTCAGGCGTGCCGTAAAAGCCGCGGAAAAAATAAGCGACCATATGCTCATGGGAGTTTCTGGCGATACTTTCTATATAGAAGCTAAGGGCGATACCGATAAAGTCCGCCTGGAGATGGGCAGAGACCAGTTAATTGACCTTAAAGCAGGTGAAGCCTGTTCCCTCTTCTCCCTTGACTACCTGACAGATATAGTCAAGCCCACAAACAAGGTAAATGAGGTTACTCTCTCTCTTGGCAGAGATTTCCCTGTCCTGATTGACTTTGAAATTGCAAACGGTGCAGGAAGAATATCTTACCTCCTGGCTCCGAGAATAGAATCAGACTAA
- the priL gene encoding DNA primase regulatory subunit PriL: protein MQAEKLAYYPFISEASAHVGNLGISLESLLNSRAYRAARARGIERAKEALEGEIKKSPVSGEAQVLSELLSYPFARMLVACVDDQLFTRRYALAEAKAAYTFLRNETPDFLLEFGEDFGILADFRDSYFSMHFTDYIRFSNSLKDPTWKLTNRQLRAGKIKITKEEFARLLEEAVRERIEQSFPISEIPPEVSSFCSPHVSEIKEQFEVQKKKFGATNFGVVEPELFPPCISHALANVQGGVNLAHSMRFAMTSFLLNVGMSVDEILNLFNISPDFDAEKTLYQIEHIAGATGNVYKPPACDTMRTYGNCIGKDRLCEKISHPLGYYERKTFIKNKENEQREEKEKEEGGKKGNEKEK, encoded by the coding sequence ATGCAGGCCGAAAAACTTGCATATTACCCATTTATTTCAGAAGCATCTGCCCATGTTGGAAACCTGGGAATTTCTCTGGAAAGCCTGCTCAATTCGCGAGCTTACAGGGCTGCAAGAGCCCGTGGAATAGAAAGGGCAAAAGAAGCTCTTGAAGGAGAAATTAAAAAATCCCCTGTATCTGGGGAAGCCCAGGTGCTCTCGGAACTCCTTTCCTATCCCTTTGCCAGGATGCTGGTTGCCTGTGTGGATGACCAGCTCTTTACCCGGCGCTATGCCCTGGCAGAAGCCAAGGCTGCTTATACTTTTTTGAGAAACGAAACCCCGGACTTTTTGCTCGAATTCGGGGAAGACTTTGGAATCCTGGCAGATTTCAGAGACTCCTATTTCAGTATGCATTTTACGGACTATATCCGCTTTTCAAATTCCCTCAAAGACCCCACCTGGAAACTGACAAACCGCCAGCTCAGGGCAGGTAAGATAAAAATAACAAAGGAAGAGTTTGCAAGGCTTCTTGAAGAAGCAGTCAGGGAAAGAATCGAACAGTCCTTCCCGATCTCGGAAATCCCTCCCGAAGTCTCCAGCTTCTGTTCCCCCCATGTTTCCGAGATAAAAGAACAGTTTGAGGTTCAGAAAAAGAAATTCGGAGCTACGAACTTTGGGGTTGTCGAGCCCGAACTCTTCCCCCCCTGCATTTCCCATGCCCTTGCAAACGTCCAGGGAGGGGTTAACCTTGCCCATTCGATGCGTTTTGCAATGACTTCATTCTTGCTGAACGTGGGGATGTCAGTGGATGAAATCCTAAACCTTTTCAACATCTCTCCTGATTTTGATGCGGAAAAAACCCTCTACCAGATAGAACACATCGCAGGCGCTACAGGCAACGTATACAAACCCCCTGCCTGCGACACTATGAGGACCTACGGCAACTGTATCGGAAAAGACAGGCTCTGCGAGAAAATTAGCCATCCTCTGGGGTATTACGAGAGAAAAACATTTATAAAAAATAAAGAAAATGAACAGAGAGAAGAAAAAGAAAAAGAAGAGGGAGGGAAAAAGGGAAATGAAAAAGAGAAATGA
- a CDS encoding glyoxalase/bleomycin resistance/dioxygenase family protein, with protein MKFICPLIVVNNMEISRNFYEKVLDQKVQCDFGENVSFESGFAIHLKSHFSDLININKKDIIQKSNNSELYFEEEDLDSFLQKLKDVDSIEYVHGIKDQPWGQRVIRFYDPDMHIVEVGEPMESVVKRFLSEGSSVEETAKRTLMPEEFVRQFL; from the coding sequence ATGAAATTTATATGTCCACTTATTGTTGTCAACAATATGGAAATTTCCAGAAACTTTTACGAAAAAGTTCTCGATCAAAAAGTACAGTGTGATTTTGGTGAAAACGTTTCATTTGAGAGTGGTTTTGCGATACATTTAAAGTCGCATTTTTCAGATTTGATAAACATAAACAAAAAAGACATCATTCAAAAATCAAATAATTCTGAATTGTATTTTGAAGAAGAAGATTTAGATAGTTTCCTTCAAAAGCTGAAAGACGTGGATTCCATTGAATATGTACACGGAATAAAAGACCAGCCCTGGGGACAGCGGGTTATCAGATTTTACGATCCTGATATGCATATTGTTGAGGTTGGGGAACCAATGGAAAGCGTAGTAAAAAGATTCCTGAGTGAAGGATCGTCGGTAGAAGAAACTGCAAAACGCACTTTAATGCCAGAGGAATTTGTCAGACAGTTTTTATAA
- a CDS encoding cobyrinate a,c-diamide synthase — protein MTKGILIAGTHSGVGKTTVSMGIMAALKHRQLKVQPYKVGPDYIDPSHHTAICGRSSRNLDTYMMGTEGVRQTVARTSADADIAVVEGVMGLFDGIDSTEIASSAHVAKTLDIPVILVINVHGMSRSAAALLKGYSEFDPEVRVAGVILNQVGSLRHAELVKNALPGNIPIIGTIPRRKEIEVPSRHLGLYMAHEKDYNTAEMASFIEENVDLDAVLELAEPCPVPEVDVIQKQGTDLKIGVAWDPAFCFYYRDMFDAFEDNGAEVVFFSPMEGDVPDVDGIYLGGGYPELYAEVLESSETTRKLKGLAADGLPIYAECGGLLYLCGTYEVDDRTYKLADVVPANTRMTNRLKALGYTEARPLDKNFSSHNIRGHEFHYSITECDRDSRFAYEMIRGKGIQDGFDGLIEHNTLAGYMHSHPASFPVGKFVGKCREYKRR, from the coding sequence ATGACAAAAGGAATACTTATAGCAGGAACTCATAGCGGAGTTGGAAAAACCACAGTTTCCATGGGTATTATGGCTGCCCTTAAGCACAGGCAACTAAAAGTCCAGCCTTATAAGGTAGGGCCGGATTACATTGACCCTTCCCACCACACAGCTATCTGCGGGCGTTCTTCTAGGAATCTGGACACCTATATGATGGGGACGGAAGGGGTGAGGCAGACAGTTGCCCGTACGTCTGCAGACGCTGACATTGCTGTTGTTGAAGGGGTCATGGGGCTCTTTGACGGGATTGACTCTACGGAAATTGCAAGCTCGGCGCACGTTGCAAAGACTCTGGATATTCCGGTGATTTTGGTAATCAATGTCCATGGCATGTCCAGAAGTGCCGCAGCTCTTCTGAAGGGCTATTCAGAATTCGATCCGGAAGTCAGGGTCGCAGGCGTTATCCTGAATCAGGTAGGCAGCCTTCGCCATGCAGAACTTGTAAAGAATGCGCTTCCGGGCAACATTCCTATCATCGGCACAATTCCCCGAAGGAAAGAAATTGAGGTTCCTTCAAGGCACCTTGGACTCTACATGGCGCATGAAAAGGATTACAACACTGCGGAAATGGCATCTTTTATTGAAGAAAACGTTGACCTTGATGCGGTGCTTGAACTTGCTGAGCCCTGTCCCGTTCCGGAAGTTGATGTAATTCAGAAACAGGGAACAGACCTCAAGATCGGAGTTGCCTGGGACCCTGCTTTTTGTTTCTATTATCGGGATATGTTTGATGCATTCGAGGATAACGGAGCAGAAGTCGTATTTTTTAGCCCTATGGAAGGTGATGTTCCGGATGTGGATGGGATTTACCTCGGAGGCGGCTACCCTGAACTCTATGCAGAAGTCCTTGAAAGTTCGGAAACCACCCGGAAACTCAAAGGGCTTGCAGCTGACGGCCTGCCCATTTATGCGGAATGTGGTGGCCTGCTCTATCTCTGTGGGACCTATGAAGTTGATGACAGGACTTATAAACTGGCTGATGTTGTGCCTGCAAATACCCGCATGACAAACCGTCTGAAAGCTCTCGGATATACCGAAGCCCGTCCTCTCGACAAAAACTTCTCTTCCCACAATATCAGGGGGCATGAGTTCCATTACTCCATCACGGAATGCGACAGAGATTCCAGGTTTGCATACGAAATGATCCGTGGGAAAGGCATACAGGACGGTTTTGACGGGCTTATCGAGCACAATACCCTCGCAGGGTATATGCACTCTCATCCTGCCAGTTTCCCGGTAGGTAAGTTCGTGGGAAAGTGCAGGGAATACAAAAGACGGTAA
- the moaA gene encoding GTP 3',8-cyclase MoaA: MKDNNSGKNSPLPEKKGTEILVDPYGRKVTGLRISITERCNLSCMYCHNEGADCCTCGPVGHEMSPELICGIVREAAKFGVRKVKFSGGEPLFRKDFEEILACLPPLKEVSATTNGILLEKRAKTLKAAGLDRINVSLDSLVPEKYEAITRAPKGSLEKVIKGIDSAVEAGLTPIKLNMVLLKGINDNEIDTMIDFVRPYKGKVILQLIELMDIDPQLSKYTIDSKALEKSLDERASEVRVRHLHHRKKYIIDGVEVEFVQPMDNSEFCAHCSRLRVTADGKLKPCLLVHDNLVDAREAKNPEEIEKLLRLAVSRRKPYCTPKIEIRKKTKEDIKK; this comes from the coding sequence ATGAAGGACAACAATTCAGGGAAAAATTCCCCGCTTCCGGAAAAAAAAGGAACAGAAATCCTGGTTGACCCTTACGGGCGCAAAGTAACCGGGCTCCGCATATCCATTACCGAAAGGTGTAACCTTTCCTGCATGTACTGCCATAATGAAGGAGCAGACTGTTGCACCTGTGGCCCCGTAGGACACGAGATGAGTCCGGAGCTTATCTGCGGGATTGTCCGGGAAGCAGCGAAATTCGGAGTCCGCAAAGTAAAGTTCTCAGGGGGAGAACCACTTTTTAGAAAGGACTTTGAGGAAATCCTTGCCTGTCTCCCTCCTCTGAAAGAAGTCTCAGCAACCACAAATGGCATCCTGCTTGAAAAGCGTGCAAAAACTCTGAAAGCTGCGGGTCTGGACAGAATAAATGTGAGCCTGGATTCCCTTGTCCCCGAAAAGTATGAAGCGATTACCAGAGCCCCAAAGGGCTCTCTTGAGAAAGTCATAAAAGGCATCGACAGTGCAGTTGAAGCTGGACTGACACCGATAAAGCTGAATATGGTGCTTCTGAAAGGTATAAACGACAATGAGATCGATACAATGATAGACTTTGTCCGGCCTTATAAAGGAAAAGTTATCCTCCAGTTGATCGAACTCATGGATATTGACCCTCAACTTTCAAAGTATACTATTGACTCAAAAGCCCTTGAAAAAAGCCTCGATGAACGAGCAAGCGAGGTAAGAGTCCGGCACCTGCACCACCGGAAAAAATACATTATCGACGGGGTGGAAGTAGAATTTGTGCAGCCAATGGACAATTCAGAGTTCTGCGCCCACTGCAGCAGGCTCAGGGTCACTGCCGATGGGAAGTTAAAACCCTGCCTGCTTGTACACGATAACCTTGTTGATGCCCGGGAAGCAAAGAACCCCGAAGAGATCGAAAAACTGCTCAGACTTGCGGTAAGCCGGAGGAAACCTTACTGTACTCCTAAAATAGAAATAAGGAAAAAAACAAAAGAAGACATAAAAAAGTAA
- the surE gene encoding 5'/3'-nucleotidase SurE, translating to MGKQMTPKILVTNDDGVYSTGLKAAFDSVSDLGEVTISAPAVQQSGVGRSISIFEPLRITKTDVGGAPAYAVGGTPTDSVILGIFTILKQMPDLVLSGFNIGENISTDTITTSGTIGGALEAASYGVPAIAASMQVLDEGQKFDDPRDYHRERFEAGIKIVNRVARNVLRYGMPENVDLLNINIPYHAEEDTPIEITRLARKIFKTDVEERCDPRGRPYYWIAGDLIREEEEGTDVHAIMQKGHVSITPISLDSTARIEFSEIEKYL from the coding sequence ATGGGAAAACAGATGACCCCAAAAATTCTTGTTACCAATGATGACGGTGTTTATTCCACAGGCCTGAAAGCTGCTTTTGACAGCGTTTCAGATCTGGGGGAAGTTACGATTTCGGCTCCTGCTGTCCAGCAGAGCGGGGTCGGACGTTCGATTTCTATCTTTGAGCCTCTCCGGATTACAAAAACAGACGTAGGAGGCGCACCTGCTTATGCTGTGGGCGGCACTCCAACGGATTCTGTAATTCTGGGCATCTTTACTATCCTCAAGCAAATGCCAGACCTGGTGCTCTCTGGCTTTAACATTGGAGAGAATATCAGCACGGATACGATCACCACCTCCGGGACTATCGGAGGAGCCCTTGAAGCTGCAAGCTATGGCGTTCCGGCAATTGCCGCCTCCATGCAGGTGCTTGACGAAGGCCAGAAATTCGACGATCCCAGGGACTACCATAGGGAACGCTTCGAAGCCGGGATTAAAATCGTAAACAGAGTGGCTCGAAACGTCCTCAGGTACGGCATGCCTGAAAATGTGGATCTCCTGAACATTAATATTCCCTATCATGCTGAAGAAGATACTCCGATAGAGATAACCCGCCTTGCGAGGAAGATCTTTAAAACTGATGTGGAAGAGCGGTGTGACCCCAGGGGAAGGCCTTATTATTGGATTGCAGGGGACCTGATCCGCGAAGAAGAGGAAGGGACTGATGTGCACGCTATCATGCAGAAAGGGCACGTCTCAATAACTCCGATCTCCCTGGACTCGACGGCAAGAATAGAGTTTTCAGAGATCGAAAAATATCTCTGA
- a CDS encoding acetate uptake transporter — MVEAQEMITDIKDRTANPTPLGFTGLGLSAVLLSLSYIGVYPVDSMIVSMAIFLGGFAQVFAGLMAWKKGSVFGGTAFCAFGLFWFSLAGLILMPEIGWIAGPEPMSLAAYLFLWGVYTFVMLIATLKLGSKAIMFVFVTLFLLFMLLAIVNATGNAGLLVIAGYDGLIMGLGALYTGLGEVLNDAYGRKVVPI; from the coding sequence ATGGTAGAAGCACAGGAAATGATAACAGACATAAAGGACAGGACCGCAAACCCTACACCTCTGGGATTTACGGGTCTTGGTCTTTCAGCAGTCCTCCTGAGCCTTAGTTACATAGGTGTTTACCCTGTGGACTCGATGATAGTGTCTATGGCAATATTCCTCGGCGGCTTTGCCCAGGTCTTTGCAGGCTTAATGGCCTGGAAAAAGGGAAGTGTTTTTGGAGGAACAGCCTTCTGCGCATTCGGCCTGTTCTGGTTCTCCCTTGCAGGTCTTATACTCATGCCCGAAATCGGCTGGATTGCAGGCCCTGAACCTATGTCACTTGCAGCCTACCTCTTCCTCTGGGGAGTTTATACCTTCGTTATGCTTATAGCCACCCTGAAACTGGGCAGCAAAGCGATAATGTTCGTATTTGTGACCCTCTTTCTGCTGTTCATGCTGCTGGCTATCGTAAACGCCACAGGAAACGCAGGCCTGCTCGTCATAGCCGGCTATGATGGACTTATCATGGGACTTGGAGCCCTGTACACCGGCCTTGGGGAAGTGCTAAATGACGCATACGGCAGGAAAGTTGTTCCTATCTGA
- a CDS encoding RNA-guided endonuclease TnpB family protein: MAIKQIEIYNYDPYKGRGNFVVSITYDENLISPITEYVDNDLYQAIDLGITKIVTAVNTQGKFFEVKTPRSDQYWNTKIDTIKSRKDHCKKGSNRWNRLHKTCIKMEAKKSNQIKDFQHKLSKTMIENTRANTIIVGDLNVKKMAQSKKVTGKRKRSQNRSTQNQGYLSRFIEFLTYKAELTGKRVIRIDEAYTSKECCICGKRHGMPLWERIMICDCGNVIDRNNVINIMK; the protein is encoded by the coding sequence TTGGCAATCAAGCAGATAGAAATCTACAATTATGATCCGTACAAGGGTAGAGGAAATTTCGTTGTATCAATAACATATGATGAAAATCTTATAAGTCCTATAACAGAGTATGTTGATAACGATTTGTATCAAGCAATAGATTTAGGAATCACGAAAATAGTAACAGCAGTAAACACTCAAGGAAAATTCTTTGAAGTTAAAACACCACGTTCAGATCAATACTGGAATACTAAAATAGATACAATCAAATCCAGAAAAGATCACTGTAAAAAAGGAAGCAATAGATGGAATAGACTGCACAAAACATGTATAAAGATGGAAGCAAAAAAGTCTAATCAGATAAAAGATTTTCAACATAAGCTTTCTAAAACCATGATTGAAAACACCAGAGCCAATACAATAATTGTTGGTGATCTGAATGTAAAAAAAATGGCTCAATCAAAGAAAGTAACTGGAAAAAGAAAACGTTCTCAGAATAGATCAACCCAGAATCAAGGATACCTTTCTCGTTTCATCGAATTCTTGACCTACAAAGCAGAGCTTACAGGTAAAAGAGTAATAAGAATTGATGAAGCTTATACATCAAAGGAGTGCTGTATCTGTGGAAAAAGACACGGCATGCCTCTTTGGGAAAGAATTATGATATGTGATTGTGGAAACGTTATTGATAGAAACAATGTTATCAACATCATGAAGTGA